The Terriglobales bacterium genome segment GCGTTGCTGCTTCACGACACTCCCGATTTCGCCTACGGTTTCTTCGGGGCCATCCGGATGGGCGCGGTAGCCGTCCCGCTGAACACCCTGCTGAAACCCCACGACTACGAACACCTGCTGAACGACTGCCGGGCGCGCGTCATCATGGTGAGCGAGGCGCTGCTGCCGCAGATCGAGGTCATCCCGCGGGACCGGCTGCGATACCTGGAGCAAGTAGTGGTCGTCGGGCCCGCGCGCACCGGCATGCCTTCCCTGGAAAACTTGATGGCGGCGCATTCACCGGACTTCGAGCCCGCGGCCACCTGCAAGGACGAACCCGCGTTCTGGCTCTATTCCTCGGGCTCTACCGGATCACCTAAGGGTTGCGTCCACCTTCATCACGACATGGTGGTGTGCGCCGAGCTCTATGCCCGGCAGATCCTCAACATCGGCCCGGAAGACCGGTGTTTCAGCGTGGCCAAGCTGTTCTTCGCCTATGGATTAGGGAACGCCCTGTACTTTCCGTTCTCGGTCGGAGCCACCAGCATCCTGTGGCCCGGGCCGCCGATCGCCGCCCATGTGTATGAGGTCATCGAGCGCCACCGGCCGACGCTCTTCTTCTCCGTGCCCACCAACTACGCCATGCTCTTGGCCCACCGGAGGGAGGGCGCGGACTTTGATCTCTCCGGTGTCCGGCATGCAGTCTCGGCCGGGGAGGCGCTGCCTGCCGCCCTCTACCATCGTTTCCGGGAGCGCTTCGGGGTCGAGATTCTGGATGCCATCGGTTCCACGGAGGCGCTGCAGATGTTCATCGCCAACCGCCCGGGAGCGGCGCGACCGGGGTCCAGCGGCCAAGTGATCCCCGGGTACGAGGCACGCATCGTGGACGAGGAAGGACGTGATCTGCCCGACGGAGAAGTGGGCCACCTCCTTGTCCGGGGCGATTCCATCTGCGCCTTCTATTGGAACCAGCACGAGAAGACCAAGGCCACCATCGAGGGAAACTGGCTGCGGACCGGGGACAAGTATCGCCGCGACGAGCAAGGTTACTTCTGGCATGCCGGCCGCTCCGACGACATGCTCAAAGTCGGCGGCATCTGGGTGAGCCCGGTGGAGATCGAGAGCACCCTGCTCGAGCACCCGGCAGTACTGGAGGCGGCCGTGGTCGGGCGGGAGGACCAGGACCGGCTCATCAAGCCCGCGGCCTACGTCTCCCTCCGTCCGGGTTTTGTAGCGGGGGAAGTGCTGGCAACGGAAATCAGGGAGTTCGTGGTCTCCCGAATCGCGGAGTACAAGCGCCCCCGCTGGGTGGAGTTTCTGCCCGAGCTGCCCAAAACGGCCACCGGGAAGATCCAGAGGTTCAAGCTGAGGCAGATGGCGGCCGCAGGGAGAGGATAAAGGGGCTGTTGTCTTGTCGAAATAGCAAGGCGCATTTCTGAATGCGCTTCGCCGAATGCCATTCGCTATTGGTCAAAAGCCATCCGCTGATCCTGGCCTGAGTCATGCGTTGACTTGCCGAGATGCCAAGTTTCTGTTCTTTTTTCCGGACAAAATTGAAATTTTTGAGGTAGCCGTGAAATCGTGCAACTCTCGAGGAACGCCGTGAATCCATCCGCAATACAGCGAATGACTGCGGTGTGCGGCGCGGGAACAAAGCACGCTTTCCTTCGCTCCAATGCCGATGTATAGTCGCTGGTTTTCTGGGGATTGATTCTGTGAACAGGCTGTGGCGCATCGCACTGCCGGTAGTAGTGGCGGTGGCGCTGGCCGTCTCCGTGGCCCTGACCTTATGGCAGGCGAGGCGGGCGCTGCAGGAGTCCGCCGGTCAGGTAGCTGAGCAAGGGCGCCTGCGCTTCACCGTTTCGCCCCTGGAGCCAGCGGCCTCACCAGTGGTGGAGTGGGTCAGTTCCCCCGCCGTCTTTACGGACGCCGCTTCCTACCACGGCCTCCTTTATATAGCCGGGCCTGCCGGACTCCTCGCCTACGGCCCGGAGGGCCAAGTGGTGGCGCACTACCGCGTGGGGCAGGAACTGCCGCCCGCCCCCATCGTTTCGTTGACCACCGGAGCGGCCATCGATTCCGCCGAGCCCGAGCTGTTCCTGGCGACTGCGGGTGCCGGTCTGGTGGCCTTCAATGGCCGCAGTTTTCGCCGTCTGCTTCCCGAAGATTCGCTCCACCGCAAGCTGACGTCTGTGCAGGTAGTGGGCTCGGGACGCGTGCTGCTGGGAACAGAAAAGGGAGTGCTGGTGTACGACGGCAAGACCCTGGCGCCCTTCCATCCGGGTCTGGCTGGGCTGAAGGTCACCGCGCTTGCCGGTGACGAGGCGAGCCTTTGGGTGGGAACGCTGGATCAGGGCGTCGTG includes the following:
- a CDS encoding benzoate-CoA ligase family protein, translating into ALLLHDTPDFAYGFFGAIRMGAVAVPLNTLLKPHDYEHLLNDCRARVIMVSEALLPQIEVIPRDRLRYLEQVVVVGPARTGMPSLENLMAAHSPDFEPAATCKDEPAFWLYSSGSTGSPKGCVHLHHDMVVCAELYARQILNIGPEDRCFSVAKLFFAYGLGNALYFPFSVGATSILWPGPPIAAHVYEVIERHRPTLFFSVPTNYAMLLAHRREGADFDLSGVRHAVSAGEALPAALYHRFRERFGVEILDAIGSTEALQMFIANRPGAARPGSSGQVIPGYEARIVDEEGRDLPDGEVGHLLVRGDSICAFYWNQHEKTKATIEGNWLRTGDKYRRDEQGYFWHAGRSDDMLKVGGIWVSPVEIESTLLEHPAVLEAAVVGREDQDRLIKPAAYVSLRPGFVAGEVLATEIREFVVSRIAEYKRPRWVEFLPELPKTATGKIQRFKLRQMAAAGRG